In Streptomyces sp. NBC_01408, one DNA window encodes the following:
- a CDS encoding DUF6243 family protein encodes MTVSKNINNPVGMGGGQRKRLSRAERQNNGPHRNLDRRGAADQKAELVRKMREKAGAAEGAGQTGDDTAQS; translated from the coding sequence GTGACCGTGAGCAAGAACATCAACAACCCCGTGGGCATGGGCGGCGGCCAGCGCAAGAGGCTGTCCCGCGCCGAGCGGCAGAACAACGGTCCGCACCGCAACCTCGACCGCCGGGGTGCAGCCGACCAGAAGGCGGAGCTGGTGCGCAAGATGCGCGAGAAGGCAGGCGCCGCTGAGGGCGCCGGGCAGACGGGCGACGACACCGCACAGAGCTGA
- a CDS encoding YbhN family protein has product MIRDQEEMEVTTKEQGVSPPDGAARDDGARPDDGPGARPDLPSDGPRPPSGTPRTPDRTPDGPERTPDGPDGPHGHAPTDADQVEVDEPLLAARVHRPSDLVRLLVGILGIAVVLAIAAFAHGTTVGLEEDINKGTGAAPDLLIKVAALVSSIAVLLLPVAFAIERLIKRDGLRIADGVLAAVLAHGVTLATDLWVSQAAPDTIQEALTRTAGAGGALTDPVHGYLAPVIAYMCAVGMTRRPHWRVALWVVLLLDAFTMLVSGYTTPFSIILTVLIGWSVAYGTLYAVGSPNVRPTGQTLLAGLRRVGFRPVSAMRAEVPDGPEASEVSDRGRRYHVTLEDGPPLDVTVVDREQQAQGFFYRVWRRLTLRGITTRRSLQSLRQALEQEALLAYAAIAAGANAPKLIATSELGPDAVMLVYEHLGGRTLDSLPDEEITDELSRNAWEQVRALQSRRIAHRRLTGDALVVDRSGSITLTDLRGGEIAAGDLVLRMDIAQLLVTLGLRVGAERSVASALSVLGPDAVADCLPLLQPIALSRSTRATLRKLARERADRQREAVLESSRAAKAAREADASAPATSTAASAADRKAEKKALDDALDGAREEDLLSQIRQQVLLIRPQAPVEPARLERIRPRTLVSFIAGAFGAYFLLTQLAHVDFTTIVGEAQWGWVGAALAFSALSYVAAAMSLLGFVPERVPFLRTVVAQVAGSFVKLVAPAAVGGVALNTRFLQRAGIRPGLAVASVGASQLFGLASHILLLLSFGYLTGTEKTPEMTPSRTVIAGLLTVAVLVLVVTAVPFMRKFVATRVRALFAGVVPRMLDVLQRPQKLVTGIGGMLLLTGCFVMCLDASIRAFGGGEAISYASIAVVFLAGNALGSAAPTPGGMGAVETTLTLGLIAAGLEKEVAISAVLLFRLMTFWLPVLPGWISFNFLTRKEAI; this is encoded by the coding sequence GTGATACGCGATCAAGAAGAGATGGAAGTGACGACGAAGGAGCAGGGTGTGAGCCCTCCGGACGGTGCGGCGAGGGACGACGGCGCGCGGCCGGACGACGGCCCCGGCGCACGCCCCGACCTGCCCTCCGACGGCCCCCGCCCGCCCTCCGGCACCCCCCGCACCCCCGACCGCACCCCTGACGGCCCCGAGCGCACCCCTGACGGCCCTGACGGCCCGCACGGCCACGCGCCCACGGACGCCGACCAGGTCGAGGTCGACGAACCGCTGCTCGCCGCCCGCGTGCACCGCCCGTCCGACCTCGTACGCCTGCTCGTCGGCATCCTCGGCATCGCCGTCGTCCTCGCCATCGCCGCCTTCGCCCACGGCACCACGGTGGGCCTGGAAGAGGACATCAACAAGGGCACCGGCGCGGCGCCCGACCTGCTGATCAAGGTCGCCGCGCTGGTGTCGAGCATCGCGGTGCTGCTGCTCCCCGTCGCCTTCGCCATCGAGCGGCTGATCAAACGCGACGGGCTGCGCATCGCCGACGGCGTGCTCGCCGCCGTCCTCGCGCACGGGGTCACCCTCGCCACCGACCTGTGGGTCTCCCAGGCCGCCCCCGACACCATCCAGGAAGCCCTCACCCGGACCGCCGGGGCCGGCGGGGCCCTCACCGATCCGGTGCACGGCTACCTCGCGCCCGTGATCGCGTACATGTGCGCCGTCGGGATGACCCGCAGACCGCACTGGCGCGTCGCGCTGTGGGTGGTCCTGCTGCTCGACGCGTTCACGATGCTGGTCAGCGGCTACACCACGCCCTTCTCGATCATCCTCACCGTGCTGATCGGCTGGAGCGTCGCGTACGGGACCCTGTACGCCGTCGGCTCGCCCAATGTGCGCCCGACCGGGCAGACCCTGCTCGCGGGACTGCGCCGCGTCGGCTTCCGGCCCGTCAGCGCGATGCGCGCCGAGGTCCCCGACGGCCCCGAGGCCTCCGAGGTCAGCGACCGCGGCCGCCGCTACCACGTCACCCTGGAGGACGGTCCGCCGCTCGACGTCACCGTCGTCGACCGTGAACAGCAGGCCCAGGGCTTCTTCTACCGGGTCTGGCGCCGGCTCACCCTGCGCGGCATCACCACCCGGCGCAGCCTCCAGTCCCTGCGCCAGGCTCTGGAGCAGGAGGCACTGCTCGCGTACGCGGCCATCGCGGCCGGGGCCAACGCACCCAAACTGATCGCCACCTCCGAGCTCGGCCCGGACGCCGTGATGCTCGTGTACGAGCACCTGGGCGGCCGGACGCTGGACTCCCTCCCCGACGAGGAGATCACCGACGAGCTGAGCCGCAACGCATGGGAGCAGGTACGGGCCCTCCAGTCGCGGCGGATCGCGCACCGGCGGCTGACCGGGGACGCCCTGGTGGTGGATCGTTCCGGCAGCATCACCCTCACCGACCTGCGGGGCGGTGAGATCGCGGCCGGCGACCTGGTGCTGCGCATGGACATCGCGCAGCTGCTGGTCACGCTCGGCCTGCGGGTCGGCGCCGAGCGGTCGGTGGCCTCGGCGCTGTCGGTGCTCGGCCCGGACGCGGTGGCGGACTGCCTGCCGCTGCTCCAGCCGATCGCGCTGAGCCGTTCCACCCGGGCGACGCTGCGCAAGCTGGCCCGGGAGCGGGCGGACCGGCAGCGGGAGGCCGTACTGGAGTCCTCGCGGGCGGCGAAGGCAGCGCGGGAGGCGGACGCCTCGGCTCCGGCGACGAGCACCGCGGCCTCCGCCGCCGACCGGAAGGCCGAGAAGAAGGCACTGGACGACGCCCTGGACGGGGCCCGCGAGGAGGATCTGCTGAGCCAGATCCGCCAGCAGGTGCTGCTGATCCGCCCGCAGGCGCCGGTGGAGCCGGCCCGGCTGGAGCGGATCCGGCCGCGCACGCTGGTCTCCTTCATCGCGGGCGCGTTCGGCGCGTACTTCCTGCTCACGCAGCTCGCGCACGTGGACTTCACGACGATCGTCGGCGAGGCCCAGTGGGGCTGGGTCGGCGCGGCCCTCGCCTTCTCGGCGCTCAGCTACGTCGCGGCGGCCATGAGCCTGCTGGGCTTCGTACCCGAGCGGGTGCCGTTCCTGCGGACCGTGGTCGCGCAGGTGGCCGGCTCCTTCGTGAAGCTGGTCGCGCCCGCGGCGGTCGGCGGTGTCGCGCTGAACACGCGGTTCCTCCAGCGGGCGGGGATCCGGCCGGGGCTCGCGGTGGCGAGCGTGGGCGCCTCGCAGCTCTTCGGACTCGCCAGCCACATCCTGCTGCTGCTCTCCTTCGGCTACCTGACCGGCACCGAGAAGACCCCGGAGATGACCCCGTCCCGGACGGTCATCGCGGGTCTGCTGACGGTGGCGGTCCTGGTGCTGGTGGTGACGGCGGTCCCGTTCATGCGGAAGTTCGTGGCGACCCGGGTCCGCGCGCTGTTCGCGGGCGTGGTACCGCGCATGCTGGACGTGCTCCAGCGTCCGCAGAAGCTGGTGACCGGCATCGGCGGGATGCTGCTGCTGACCGGCTGCTTCGTGATGTGCCTGGACGCGTCGATCCGCGCGTTCGGGGGCGGCGAGGCCATCAGCTACGCGAGCATCGCGGTGGTGTTCCTCGCCGGCAACGCACTGGGGTCGGCCGCCCCGACGCCGGGCGGCATGGGCGCGGTGGAGACCACCTTGACCCTGGGTCTGATCGCGGCCGGGCTGGAGAAGGAGGTCGCCATCTCGGCGGTGCTGCTGTTCCGCCTGATGACGTTCTGGCTGCCGGTGCTGCCGGGGTGGATCTCGTTCAACTTCCTGACCCGCAAGGAAGCCATCTGA
- a CDS encoding alpha/beta hydrolase, whose product MPRNAWRVTASAALAAALLATSACSGEGDEERTKGGGTKGAKPLKWGECPAPTALEGGGPAPGKDWQCATLDVPLDYAEPEGETVPIALIRAKARKKGQRIGSLLFNFGGPGGSGITTLPGAAKEYEALRARYDLVGFDPRGVGRSAPVRCEDDKELDAYYAQDSSPETSQEETAFVDNIRAYQQACEKNSAKLLPHVGTENAARDMDRIRQALGDEKLHYFGISYGTELGGVYAHLFPKNVGRAVFDAVVDPTATPEQGALGQAKGFQLALGNFAQDCVDRGDACLLQGSTAKEIEANVRKLQKDLEARPIPGIGDRQLTESAATNGIAQALYSKELWPLLEQGLDEAEGGQGQLLLALSDALNGRDQQGHYSNIGAANTAINCADSKQRYTLAQTKAKLSEFRSASPVFGDFLGWAMMGCTDWPVPGASDTPDVSAPGAAPILVIGNTGDPATPYEGARKMVERLGPGVGVELTYKGEGHGAYNSGDPCVQKAVNSYLLDGKVPAAGTVCTAAPDATGTPVGPEPPQGV is encoded by the coding sequence ATGCCGAGAAACGCCTGGCGGGTCACCGCCTCCGCCGCGCTCGCCGCCGCACTGCTCGCCACCAGCGCCTGCTCCGGCGAGGGCGACGAGGAGAGAACCAAGGGCGGCGGCACCAAGGGGGCCAAGCCCCTCAAGTGGGGCGAGTGCCCGGCCCCGACGGCCCTGGAGGGCGGCGGTCCGGCCCCCGGCAAGGACTGGCAGTGCGCCACGCTCGACGTCCCGCTCGACTACGCCGAGCCCGAGGGGGAGACCGTACCGATCGCGCTGATCCGCGCGAAGGCCCGCAAGAAGGGCCAGCGCATCGGCTCCCTCCTCTTCAACTTCGGCGGCCCCGGCGGCTCCGGCATCACCACCCTCCCCGGCGCCGCCAAGGAGTACGAGGCCCTCCGCGCCCGGTACGACCTGGTGGGCTTCGACCCCCGCGGGGTGGGCCGCAGCGCGCCCGTCCGCTGTGAGGACGACAAGGAGCTGGACGCGTACTACGCCCAGGACTCCTCGCCCGAGACCTCGCAGGAGGAGACGGCCTTCGTCGACAACATCCGCGCCTACCAGCAGGCCTGCGAGAAGAACTCGGCCAAGCTCCTGCCCCACGTCGGCACGGAGAACGCCGCCCGCGACATGGACCGCATCCGCCAGGCCCTCGGCGACGAGAAGCTGCACTACTTCGGGATCTCCTACGGCACCGAACTCGGCGGGGTCTACGCCCACCTCTTCCCGAAGAACGTCGGCCGGGCCGTCTTCGACGCCGTCGTGGACCCGACCGCGACCCCCGAGCAGGGGGCGCTGGGCCAGGCCAAGGGCTTCCAGCTCGCGCTCGGCAACTTCGCGCAGGACTGCGTGGACCGCGGCGACGCCTGCCTGCTCCAGGGCAGCACCGCCAAGGAGATCGAGGCGAACGTCAGGAAGCTCCAGAAGGACCTGGAGGCCCGGCCGATCCCGGGCATCGGGGACCGGCAGCTCACCGAGAGCGCCGCGACCAACGGCATCGCCCAGGCCCTGTACTCCAAGGAGCTGTGGCCGCTGCTGGAGCAGGGGCTGGACGAGGCGGAGGGCGGGCAGGGGCAGCTGCTGCTTGCGCTGTCCGACGCGCTCAACGGCCGCGACCAGCAGGGGCACTACAGCAACATCGGGGCGGCCAACACGGCCATCAACTGCGCCGACTCCAAGCAGCGTTACACCCTCGCGCAGACCAAGGCCAAGCTGTCGGAGTTCCGTTCGGCCTCGCCCGTCTTCGGGGACTTCCTCGGCTGGGCCATGATGGGCTGCACCGACTGGCCCGTCCCGGGCGCCTCGGACACCCCGGACGTGTCCGCCCCGGGCGCCGCCCCGATCCTGGTGATCGGCAACACCGGCGACCCGGCCACCCCGTACGAGGGCGCCCGCAAGATGGTGGAGCGGCTCGGCCCGGGCGTCGGCGTGGAGCTCACGTACAAGGGCGAGGGGCACGGCGCGTACAACAGCGGCGACCCGTGCGTGCAGAAGGCGGTGAACTCCTACCTGCTGGACGGGAAGGTGCCGGCGGCGGGCACCGTCTGCACCGCGGCCCCGGACGCCACGGGGACGCCCGTCGGGCCGGAGCCGCCGCAGGGCGTCTGA
- a CDS encoding MGMT family protein codes for MSEELPAYAEHVLELAERIPPGRVMTYGDVAEWLGEGGPRQVGRVMALYGGAVPWWRVVRADGVPLPGSERRALEHYRAEATPLRLTGGGEPRLDMRRARWDGGPGPGQDDACDEAHVIP; via the coding sequence ATGAGCGAGGAGCTGCCCGCGTACGCGGAGCACGTGCTGGAGCTGGCCGAGCGTATTCCGCCCGGGCGGGTGATGACGTACGGAGACGTCGCCGAGTGGCTCGGCGAGGGCGGACCACGCCAAGTCGGGCGCGTGATGGCCCTCTACGGAGGAGCCGTGCCCTGGTGGCGCGTGGTGCGGGCCGACGGCGTACCGCTGCCGGGCAGTGAGCGGCGCGCCCTGGAGCACTACCGGGCGGAGGCCACCCCGCTGCGCCTGACGGGCGGCGGCGAGCCGCGGCTGGACATGCGCCGGGCGCGCTGGGACGGAGGCCCGGGCCCCGGACAGGACGACGCGTGCGACGAGGCTCACGTGATTCCTTAG
- a CDS encoding zinc ribbon domain-containing protein produces MPLAEGETSRTACVRGRLRTGVDQASGELLAVSVLTARVGWCIDLTSGLVAALLAAHWDPADVDLLTSGEDCGGRKLPSNAWMALRRLGWTAAPPKGICVNDRIVRMAQEQAGRTLRAAKWRSDLTAGVLATWPADPAKRTGQEWDAVREAVPGGRHLPSSAIKSRTRQVSAFLRKRGRLPADVFEVESAPGVARMLLLSACDGQQATIERADEPGRALLRLKLPTRPDPQSYRDWTWVSCPIKLPSTIPARAVLHLPNLRLHQGQVRADLAYTHPVPKAGRRGHTVALGVDWGLNTLLSAGAARLHDDGRITVLGAGGMFRAAGVLAKQNRLRRQGERLHAKSGQYQRLAAGGEQHALAAKHAVLNDEISRVCARRSNLNDALSWAAARWAVDQAVAVGASVIYVEDLRSMEARGMGRTTNTRLSQQVRGQIVYRMRHIAADTGIAVVIVPARNTSKHCPQCLTPLRHRKAPDRPAAPGWKWAMCPSCHWQGDRDHGAWQRVASRGLAHQAKTITDRDTGAMVIRTVVDALEVGAVITPIAQQTSRNRAKTGSTRRQTARPTPRRRRTPSPVRPAGPAGQRPEGHVHTDRTRLPRAAARNQDVTTISTPTGRDRPRGAALGAGFHLHAHATPPRWEVPSPDTASGMGSLG; encoded by the coding sequence GTGCCGCTCGCCGAGGGCGAGACGTCCCGAACCGCTTGTGTCCGTGGACGGCTGCGGACGGGTGTGGATCAAGCGAGCGGTGAACTGCTGGCTGTCTCCGTCCTGACCGCACGGGTTGGCTGGTGTATCGATCTGACGTCCGGGCTGGTCGCCGCGCTCCTGGCCGCGCACTGGGACCCCGCCGATGTGGATCTGCTCACATCCGGGGAGGACTGTGGCGGCAGGAAGCTGCCGTCGAACGCATGGATGGCGCTGCGCCGCCTGGGCTGGACCGCTGCGCCGCCTAAAGGTATTTGCGTCAATGACCGGATCGTTCGCATGGCGCAGGAGCAGGCCGGGCGCACCCTGCGCGCGGCGAAGTGGCGCAGCGACCTCACGGCGGGAGTGCTCGCGACCTGGCCCGCCGACCCTGCCAAGCGCACGGGCCAGGAGTGGGACGCGGTGCGTGAGGCGGTGCCGGGCGGGCGGCACCTGCCGTCGAGCGCCATCAAGTCCCGCACCCGGCAGGTGAGTGCCTTCCTCCGGAAGCGGGGACGGCTGCCTGCCGATGTGTTTGAGGTGGAGAGCGCGCCCGGGGTAGCGCGGATGCTGCTGCTGTCGGCCTGTGACGGGCAGCAGGCGACCATTGAGCGGGCGGACGAGCCGGGCCGTGCGCTGCTGCGCTTGAAGCTGCCCACCCGCCCCGATCCACAGTCGTACCGTGACTGGACGTGGGTGTCCTGCCCCATCAAGCTGCCGTCGACGATCCCCGCACGCGCTGTGCTGCACCTGCCCAACCTCCGCCTGCACCAGGGGCAGGTACGCGCCGATCTCGCCTACACCCACCCGGTGCCGAAGGCAGGCCGCAGAGGGCACACGGTCGCGCTCGGTGTGGACTGGGGCCTTAACACCCTGCTCAGCGCTGGCGCGGCGCGGCTGCACGATGACGGGCGGATCACCGTACTCGGGGCGGGTGGAATGTTCAGGGCGGCCGGTGTCCTGGCCAAGCAGAACCGGCTGCGCCGGCAGGGTGAGCGTCTGCATGCCAAGTCCGGCCAATACCAGCGCCTCGCCGCCGGAGGCGAGCAGCACGCCCTGGCCGCCAAACACGCCGTTCTGAACGATGAGATCAGCCGGGTCTGTGCACGCCGGTCGAACCTCAACGACGCTCTGTCCTGGGCCGCCGCCAGGTGGGCGGTCGATCAGGCCGTCGCCGTCGGGGCGAGCGTCATTTACGTGGAAGACCTCCGCTCCATGGAAGCCCGTGGCATGGGCCGGACCACCAACACCCGTCTCTCCCAGCAAGTACGCGGGCAGATCGTCTACCGCATGAGGCACATAGCCGCGGACACGGGGATCGCCGTGGTCATCGTGCCCGCGCGGAACACATCCAAGCACTGCCCGCAATGCCTCACACCCCTGCGGCACCGCAAAGCCCCCGACCGTCCTGCCGCGCCAGGTTGGAAATGGGCCATGTGCCCGTCCTGCCACTGGCAGGGAGACCGTGATCACGGGGCTTGGCAGCGCGTCGCATCGCGCGGCCTGGCACACCAGGCCAAGACCATCACCGACCGCGACACAGGCGCCATGGTCATCCGCACGGTCGTGGACGCCCTTGAAGTGGGCGCCGTCATCACGCCGATCGCGCAGCAAACCAGCCGTAACCGGGCCAAGACCGGCTCGACACGACGACAGACAGCACGTCCGACGCCCAGGCGACGCCGGACACCCTCCCCTGTCAGGCCTGCGGGCCCGGCAGGCCAGCGTCCGGAGGGACACGTTCACACGGACCGGACTCGGCTGCCCCGTGCAGCCGCCCGGAACCAGGACGTGACGACGATCAGCACACCCACCGGTCGAGACCGGCCGCGAGGAGCAGCACTGGGCGCGGGATTCCACCTGCACGCTCACGCCACCCCTCCACGGTGGGAAGTCCCGTCGCCAGACACCGCGTCTGGCATGGGATCACTTGGCTGA